A single window of [Clostridium] hylemonae DSM 15053 DNA harbors:
- a CDS encoding DegT/DnrJ/EryC1/StrS family aminotransferase produces the protein MQIPFSPPDITEEEIAEVVDTLRSGWITTGPKTKEFEREIAKFCHASRAVCLNSATACSEMTLRLLGIGPGDEVITSAYTYTASASVIAHVGAKIVLVDTQKDSYEMDYTQLEKAITEKTKAIIPVDLGGVMCDYDKIFDIVEKKRSLFYASNEIQEKIGHVAVVADAAHALGAGRNGKLCGEIADFTCFSFHAVKNLTTAEGGAVVWKDIQGIDNEELYKKYMLLSLHGQSKDALAKTKQGAWEYDVLDTYFKCNMTDIMAAIGLVQLRRYSSLMKRRKEIIQIYEKGLENLPVNTLKHYGENYSSSGHLYLVRLKGRNRQECNEIIIKMAEDGVATNVHYKPLPLLSAYKNRGFDVLDYPNSYALYENEITFPLHTKLTNEEAEYVIATFRKYV, from the coding sequence ATGCAGATACCATTTTCTCCCCCTGATATTACAGAAGAAGAAATTGCAGAAGTCGTAGATACATTAAGAAGTGGATGGATTACAACAGGACCAAAAACAAAAGAATTTGAAAGGGAAATCGCAAAGTTTTGTCACGCATCGAGAGCGGTTTGCTTGAATTCGGCGACCGCTTGTTCGGAAATGACATTACGGCTTTTAGGAATTGGGCCGGGGGACGAGGTGATTACGTCTGCATACACATATACAGCATCGGCAAGTGTCATAGCCCATGTTGGTGCTAAAATTGTGTTAGTGGATACACAAAAAGATTCCTATGAGATGGATTATACGCAGTTGGAGAAAGCAATAACTGAAAAAACAAAGGCTATCATTCCTGTAGATTTAGGAGGAGTGATGTGTGATTATGATAAAATATTTGATATCGTTGAAAAAAAGAGAAGTTTATTTTATGCTTCAAATGAGATTCAGGAAAAAATAGGTCATGTTGCTGTAGTTGCAGATGCGGCGCATGCGCTGGGGGCAGGTAGAAATGGAAAGTTATGCGGGGAAATAGCGGATTTTACATGTTTTTCATTCCACGCGGTTAAAAATTTGACAACTGCTGAAGGTGGTGCGGTTGTATGGAAAGATATTCAAGGGATTGATAATGAAGAATTGTATAAAAAATACATGCTCTTATCCCTCCATGGCCAATCAAAAGATGCATTAGCTAAAACTAAACAGGGCGCATGGGAATATGATGTTTTAGATACGTATTTTAAATGTAATATGACCGATATCATGGCAGCTATTGGATTAGTGCAATTAAGACGGTATTCATCGCTGATGAAGAGGAGAAAAGAGATTATACAGATATATGAAAAAGGGTTAGAGAATCTCCCTGTGAACACATTAAAACATTATGGTGAAAATTACTCATCGAGCGGGCATCTTTATCTCGTGCGTCTGAAAGGTAGAAATAGGCAAGAATGTAATGAAATCATTATAAAGATGGCGGAGGATGGTGTAGCAACAAATGTTCATTATAAACCGCTTCCGCTGTTGAGTGCATATAAAAATAGGGGATTTGATGTACTTGATTATCCAAATTCTTATGCACTATATGAAAATGAAATTACTTTTCCGCTTCATACCAAATTGACCAACGAGGAGGCGGAGTATGTAATTGCTACATTTAGGAAATATGTATAG
- a CDS encoding nucleotide sugar dehydrogenase, whose amino-acid sequence MSYWKKMKEKLLKKIEAKEVKVGVVGLGYVGLPLAVEKAKAGFKTIGFDVQKSKVQQVNKGENYIGDVVDKDLFDLVKKGMLKATTDFSFVADVDFIAICVPTPLDIHQQPDISYVKSSVKEIAKYLKPETIVVLESTTYPGTTEELIMPILEQDSCLKCGKDFYLGFSPERVDPGNIIYKTKNTPKVVGGVGKDATEVIAAMYRAVLEGEVYEVSSPAIAEMEKILENTYRNINIGLINELTMLCHEMNISMWEVIDAAKTKPYGFQAFYPGPGLGGHCIPLDPYYLSWKAREYGFHTSMIESSMMINDKMPKYCVERASKLLNQQRKALKASKILVVGVSYKQDIDDYRESPALRVIEELKKEEADVSYFDPWVPEYKYHGNKYYSIKEITPSVLERYDLIMITAAHSNVDYAMIQENGKMILDTKNVMKNITKRENIETL is encoded by the coding sequence ATGTCATACTGGAAGAAAATGAAAGAAAAACTATTAAAGAAAATTGAAGCTAAAGAGGTAAAGGTAGGCGTTGTTGGGCTTGGTTATGTGGGGTTGCCGCTTGCGGTGGAGAAAGCCAAAGCTGGATTTAAAACAATAGGATTTGATGTACAGAAGAGCAAAGTACAGCAGGTAAATAAAGGGGAAAATTATATTGGTGATGTGGTGGATAAGGATTTATTCGATCTTGTTAAAAAAGGAATGCTTAAGGCGACAACGGACTTCAGTTTTGTCGCAGATGTAGACTTTATCGCTATTTGTGTGCCAACGCCTCTGGATATTCACCAACAGCCAGATATTAGTTATGTTAAAAGTTCGGTGAAAGAAATCGCAAAGTATTTAAAACCAGAGACTATTGTAGTTCTGGAATCGACGACTTATCCAGGAACGACAGAAGAATTGATTATGCCTATTTTAGAACAGGATTCATGTCTCAAATGCGGAAAAGATTTTTATTTAGGATTTTCTCCTGAGCGTGTTGATCCAGGCAATATAATATATAAAACAAAAAACACTCCAAAAGTTGTCGGAGGTGTGGGAAAAGACGCGACGGAAGTCATTGCCGCTATGTACAGAGCTGTGTTGGAAGGAGAGGTTTATGAAGTCTCCTCACCTGCTATTGCTGAAATGGAGAAAATTTTAGAAAATACATATCGAAATATAAATATTGGGTTAATTAATGAGTTAACCATGCTTTGTCATGAAATGAATATCAGTATGTGGGAAGTGATTGATGCGGCCAAAACGAAACCATATGGATTTCAGGCCTTTTATCCCGGGCCTGGACTGGGAGGTCATTGTATACCGTTGGATCCGTATTATCTTTCTTGGAAAGCTCGGGAATATGGTTTTCATACTTCAATGATAGAAAGCTCTATGATGATCAATGATAAGATGCCAAAATATTGTGTAGAACGTGCAAGTAAGCTTTTAAACCAACAGAGGAAAGCATTGAAGGCTTCTAAAATTTTGGTCGTAGGAGTTTCCTACAAGCAGGACATTGATGATTATCGTGAAAGTCCGGCACTGCGAGTTATAGAAGAATTAAAAAAAGAAGAGGCAGATGTTTCCTATTTTGATCCATGGGTTCCGGAGTATAAGTATCATGGCAATAAATATTATAGTATTAAAGAAATAACACCTTCCGTTCTTGAAAGATATGACTTAATCATGATAACAGCGGCACATAGTAATGTTGATTATGCAATGATACAAGAAAATGGCAAAATGATTCTTGACACAAAAAATGTAATGAAAAATATTACCAAAAGAGAAAATATAGAAACATTATAG
- a CDS encoding glycosyltransferase produces MKIMLLSAARSIHTVKWANAIAERNHEVYLVCNRGHEAHTDDLNTDIEQIILKYSGTVGYYFNSRELSRVVKDIQPDVVNVHYASGYGTLARKAHIKTPLLLSVWGSDVYDFPYESRLKKSILKRNVNFATKLASTSYCMADQLRCVMDKQDLEIIVTPFGVDLTLFEPNNYSQRKSSEEIVIGNIKALEPQYGIDKLLYAIDILNKKLSKDTNWNKNLVVKIYGSGSQKSYLEELAKKKGIGDIVKFEGRISNMDVPKALSDFDIFCAMSQRESFGVAVVEAMAMEVPVVVSDVDGFREVVKNKETGIIINRDDVYAMAGALEELVRDEVKRISYGKAGRKRVQALYDWNKNVDLMEKIYNKLIKTG; encoded by the coding sequence ATGAAAATCATGTTATTGTCAGCAGCTAGAAGCATTCATACGGTGAAGTGGGCTAATGCTATAGCGGAAAGAAATCATGAGGTATATTTGGTTTGTAACCGGGGGCACGAGGCACATACGGACGATTTGAATACTGATATTGAGCAAATTATTTTGAAATACAGCGGAACAGTTGGATACTACTTTAACTCGAGAGAGCTTTCCAGAGTGGTTAAAGATATTCAGCCAGATGTGGTAAATGTGCATTACGCAAGCGGTTATGGCACATTGGCAAGAAAAGCGCATATAAAAACCCCCTTATTGCTATCGGTATGGGGGAGTGATGTCTATGATTTCCCTTACGAAAGCAGGCTGAAAAAGAGCATTTTAAAAAGAAATGTAAATTTTGCGACGAAATTAGCGTCCACTAGTTATTGTATGGCGGATCAGCTGAGATGTGTTATGGATAAACAAGATTTAGAAATTATTGTTACTCCGTTTGGAGTGGATCTGACACTTTTTGAGCCAAACAATTATTCACAAAGAAAAAGTTCAGAAGAAATTGTCATTGGGAATATTAAAGCATTAGAACCTCAGTATGGAATAGATAAATTACTATACGCGATAGACATTTTAAACAAAAAGTTGTCTAAAGATACCAACTGGAATAAAAACCTTGTTGTAAAAATTTATGGCTCTGGAAGTCAAAAAAGTTATTTGGAAGAGCTTGCTAAAAAAAAGGGTATTGGAGATATTGTTAAATTTGAAGGCAGAATATCAAATATGGATGTGCCAAAGGCCTTAAGTGATTTTGATATATTTTGCGCTATGAGCCAAAGAGAGAGCTTTGGGGTAGCTGTAGTGGAGGCAATGGCTATGGAAGTGCCGGTTGTAGTTTCAGATGTTGATGGCTTTAGAGAAGTCGTAAAAAATAAAGAGACAGGCATTATAATAAATAGAGATGATGTCTACGCAATGGCAGGAGCATTAGAAGAATTGGTGAGAGATGAAGTAAAACGCATATCATACGGAAAAGCGGGACGTAAAAGGGTACAGGCGTTATATGACTGGAATAAAAATGTGGATTTAATGGAAAAGATATATAACAAATTGATTAAAACCGGGTAA
- a CDS encoding sugar transferase, protein MRKWENLPPFMQVDEVRVYYDILEKHRSSLLFKRIFDIIIAGVLILILSPLFLILALIIKVDSKGPAIYQQTRVTIYGREFRIFKFRSMVVEADREGTQVTTNGDTRITRVGRVIRKYRLDELPQLVNILCGDMTFVGTRPEVVKYVRKYTDKMKATLLLPAGITSLASIAYKDEEKLLKSAEDADEIYIKQILPEKMKYNLKALREFSLWGDIKIMFRTVFAVLK, encoded by the coding sequence ATGAGAAAATGGGAAAATCTGCCGCCTTTTATGCAGGTGGACGAAGTTAGAGTGTATTATGATATATTAGAAAAGCATAGAAGTAGTTTGCTATTCAAACGCATATTTGATATAATAATTGCCGGTGTCTTAATTCTGATTTTGTCTCCTCTTTTTTTAATATTGGCATTAATAATTAAAGTAGATTCTAAAGGTCCGGCAATCTATCAACAAACTAGAGTCACAATTTACGGGAGAGAGTTTCGAATATTTAAGTTTAGAAGTATGGTTGTTGAAGCGGATAGAGAGGGAACACAGGTTACTACAAACGGAGATACAAGAATTACAAGGGTTGGCAGGGTTATACGCAAGTATAGGTTGGATGAACTTCCTCAATTAGTGAATATTTTATGTGGAGATATGACATTTGTAGGCACTCGTCCAGAAGTGGTCAAATATGTTAGAAAGTATACTGATAAAATGAAGGCAACATTATTACTTCCGGCAGGAATCACATCCTTGGCCAGTATAGCCTACAAAGATGAAGAAAAATTGTTGAAGTCAGCAGAGGATGCAGATGAAATTTATATTAAGCAGATTTTACCTGAAAAAATGAAATATAATTTAAAGGCTTTACGGGAATTTAGCCTATGGGGTGATATAAAAATAATGTTTCGTACAGTTTTTGCTGTTTTAAAATGA
- a CDS encoding polysaccharide biosynthesis protein: MKSLINFRSSRTRMFCLCIVDIITIVVNAYLSLIIRHEWHYSWVPYEYISSIKIYMVVNIITTILIFMLLNLYRSVWSYASIHEVVLVGAACMLSTAFQALGMLILALKVPRSYYAIYFFLMVMTTLATRFSYRGWKALKRGFSKQKGHIVNTMVIGAGEAGSVIIHELKSSLQLKRNVACIIDDNPSKKGKYLQGVRIVGDRNSIISMAEKYQVEEIILAIPSANAKTTKDILKICNQTQCKLKVLPGMYQLITEEVSVSKLREVSIEDLLGRDSINIDLDSVAGYVSDRTVLVTGGGGSIGSELCRQIVNYNPKCLIIFDIYENNAYDIQQELKKKYPKLHLEVLIGSVRNTKRIEWVMEHYRPNVVYHAAAHKHVPLMEDSPNEAIKNNVFGTYKTARAADKFGVEKFVLISTDKAVNPTNIMGASKRLCEMIIQTYNRYSKTEYVAVRFGNVLGSNGSVIPLFRKQMEAGGPVTVTHPDIIRYFMTIPEAVSLVLQAGAYDNGGEIFVLDMGEPVKIADLAKNLIRLSGYTLGVDMEIEYTGLRPGEKLYEELLISDEGLQKTKNDLIYIDEPIEFDEIHFLSELGNLEKAAVNESENVKEIVASIVSTYHIRPEDKKRDEENYKALNSLGKFSHEGPIVEEYL, translated from the coding sequence ATGAAAAGTTTAATTAATTTTAGAAGTTCAAGAACCAGAATGTTTTGTCTATGTATTGTAGATATCATAACTATTGTTGTTAATGCTTATTTATCTTTGATAATACGGCATGAATGGCATTATAGCTGGGTTCCGTATGAGTACATCAGCAGTATTAAGATATATATGGTAGTCAATATCATAACTACTATTTTGATTTTTATGTTATTGAATTTATATCGAAGTGTATGGAGTTATGCCAGTATACATGAAGTTGTACTTGTGGGCGCGGCGTGTATGTTGTCTACTGCTTTTCAGGCGTTGGGTATGTTGATTTTGGCATTAAAAGTTCCTAGAAGTTATTATGCAATATATTTTTTCCTGATGGTAATGACGACTTTGGCCACAAGATTTTCATATAGAGGTTGGAAAGCCTTAAAAAGAGGGTTCAGCAAACAAAAAGGCCATATAGTAAATACAATGGTAATTGGGGCAGGTGAAGCGGGCAGTGTAATAATTCATGAATTAAAATCAAGTCTTCAGCTGAAGCGTAACGTGGCATGCATTATTGACGATAATCCTTCGAAGAAAGGAAAGTACCTCCAAGGGGTACGTATTGTAGGTGATAGAAATTCAATAATCAGCATGGCGGAGAAATATCAAGTTGAAGAGATTATTTTGGCCATTCCTTCAGCAAATGCAAAAACAACAAAGGATATTTTAAAAATTTGCAATCAGACACAGTGTAAATTAAAAGTACTTCCTGGGATGTACCAGTTGATTACGGAAGAAGTGAGTGTTTCCAAACTTCGAGAAGTATCAATTGAAGATTTGCTTGGCAGAGACAGTATTAATATTGATTTGGACAGCGTTGCAGGTTATGTGTCAGATAGAACAGTGCTTGTTACTGGTGGTGGTGGGTCGATCGGCAGTGAGTTGTGCCGTCAGATCGTGAATTATAATCCGAAATGTCTAATTATATTTGATATTTATGAAAATAATGCTTATGATATACAGCAGGAACTAAAAAAGAAATATCCTAAGCTACATTTAGAGGTATTAATCGGTTCGGTTCGTAATACAAAGAGAATTGAATGGGTAATGGAACATTATCGTCCTAATGTAGTATATCATGCAGCTGCACATAAGCATGTCCCATTGATGGAAGACAGCCCTAATGAGGCGATTAAAAACAATGTATTTGGAACATATAAAACAGCAAGGGCAGCAGATAAATTCGGAGTGGAAAAATTTGTCCTTATATCAACCGATAAGGCGGTTAATCCTACCAATATCATGGGGGCTTCTAAGAGATTATGCGAGATGATAATACAGACATATAATCGTTATTCAAAAACAGAATATGTAGCTGTACGCTTTGGAAATGTGTTAGGAAGTAATGGCAGTGTTATTCCACTGTTTAGAAAACAGATGGAGGCTGGAGGTCCTGTTACGGTAACACATCCAGACATTATTCGGTATTTTATGACGATACCGGAAGCTGTATCACTCGTTCTTCAGGCGGGCGCTTATGATAACGGAGGAGAAATTTTTGTTCTGGATATGGGAGAACCAGTCAAGATAGCCGATTTGGCAAAGAATCTAATTCGTTTATCCGGGTATACTTTAGGAGTAGATATGGAGATAGAGTATACAGGTTTACGTCCTGGTGAAAAGCTTTATGAAGAACTTTTGATTTCAGATGAAGGTTTACAAAAAACGAAGAATGATTTAATTTATATAGATGAACCGATAGAGTTTGATGAGATTCATTTTCTAAGTGAATTAGGAAATCTGGAAAAAGCAGCGGTTAATGAAAGCGAGAATGTGAAAGAAATTGTGGCGAGTATTGTTTCGACTTATCACATAAGACCAGAAGACAAAAAGCGAGATGAAGAGAATTATAAAGCTTTGAATAGTTTGGGAAAATTCAGTCATGAAGGACCTATAGTGGAGGAATATTTATGA
- a CDS encoding glycosyltransferase family 4 protein, producing MNIWIVNQYAIPPSLGGLVRHYYFSKYMQQDGHKVRIFTSSKIHNSDINLINDNTLYKEKMVDGIEYTFVHSRDYKGNGIDRVLNMLELPFKMWKAMKAFKKEGPDVIYTSSPSLFIAFFSLLFGRRNKIPVVVEIRDLWPESIVEYNGMSRRNPIILMIYQLEKWIYKNATQLIFTFEGGSDYIKDKKWDRYIDLDKVNYVNNGVDLKEFAENIGKAQIDDPDLIDKSKFKVVYVGSIRRANSVKNLVDVARTLQTQNKDDILFLIYGDGVDKNELESECKRDNLVNIKFKGKVEKKYIPYILSNSNLNILNYKQSATWKYGGSQNKQFEYLASGIPVCSNVEMGYSIMRRYQCGIEENMETVQQYAEAILAYKDMDKEEYEQQCKNARKAAEEFDYPKLSLKIEKILEHAVGNI from the coding sequence ATGAATATCTGGATTGTTAATCAATATGCCATTCCGCCTAGTTTGGGCGGATTGGTCAGACATTACTATTTTTCTAAATATATGCAGCAGGATGGTCATAAAGTAAGAATCTTTACATCTAGTAAAATTCATAATTCGGATATCAATTTGATAAATGATAATACTCTATATAAGGAAAAAATGGTAGATGGAATTGAATATACGTTTGTGCACAGTAGGGATTATAAGGGGAATGGAATAGATCGTGTTCTGAATATGTTAGAGCTTCCTTTTAAAATGTGGAAAGCGATGAAGGCATTTAAGAAAGAAGGTCCGGATGTGATATATACTTCCTCACCTAGTCTTTTTATTGCATTTTTTTCTTTACTTTTTGGAAGACGTAATAAGATTCCCGTTGTAGTTGAGATAAGGGATTTGTGGCCTGAGTCAATCGTAGAATATAATGGGATGTCTAGACGGAATCCGATTATTTTGATGATATACCAACTGGAAAAGTGGATTTATAAAAATGCAACACAATTAATCTTTACTTTTGAGGGGGGAAGCGATTATATAAAAGATAAAAAATGGGATAGATATATTGATTTGGATAAAGTGAATTATGTAAATAATGGAGTGGATTTGAAAGAGTTTGCGGAAAATATTGGTAAAGCACAAATTGATGATCCAGATTTGATTGATAAAAGTAAATTCAAGGTAGTTTATGTAGGATCTATTCGAAGGGCTAACAGTGTAAAAAATCTAGTAGATGTGGCACGAACGCTACAGACGCAAAATAAGGATGATATTTTATTTTTAATATATGGAGATGGAGTTGACAAAAACGAGCTGGAGAGTGAGTGCAAACGAGATAATCTTGTCAACATAAAATTCAAAGGTAAAGTGGAAAAGAAATATATTCCGTATATTCTTTCAAATAGTAATTTAAATATTTTGAATTATAAGCAATCTGCTACATGGAAATACGGAGGAAGCCAGAATAAACAATTTGAGTATCTGGCTAGTGGAATCCCTGTTTGTTCTAATGTTGAAATGGGCTATTCAATTATGCGGCGTTATCAGTGTGGTATTGAAGAAAATATGGAGACAGTCCAACAATATGCAGAGGCAATACTTGCTTATAAAGACATGGATAAGGAAGAATATGAGCAACAGTGTAAGAACGCCAGAAAGGCAGCGGAAGAGTTTGATTATCCTAAGCTAAGTCTGAAAATAGAAAAAATTCTGGAACATGCTGTAGGGAATATTTGA
- a CDS encoding L,D-transpeptidase family protein — MRRRVTRLVAGILVFATVVNVSFVSSAYGEEEVQSDTQNTYEADSTEINIWTGSVLNGDRAYWNSNGEKVVGQNKIGDKIYYFSEEGFVQTGWIDIGGENYYFSLENGERYEERTETIDGVEYFFDLDGRAEKVEKSSGPSNEELDANDIEKNNGIDSENKDVKEDAEDLIQSKDASVNQGAVNSVTILKGWQDTPEGKKYYDGEGNFVVGIQNIDNKLYSFDEKGVLQTGWIESDGKKTYYGMPDGSLRTGWLHFGEIYYYCGSNGEIMRGYQKIGSSLYYFNEEGIRQTGWIESDGKKTYYGMPDGSLRTGWLHFGEIYYYCGSNGEIMRGYQKIGSSLYYFNEEGIRQTGWIESDGKRTYYGMPDGSLRTGWLRFGNIYYYCGSDGVIVTGVPKTVNGVCYYFNDEGIRSKAPGGWQIYNGKTYYGMPDGTFRIGWLKFGNIYYYLDKDGVKLTGLNKIGGDLYFFNDEGVRQTGWIVAGGTTYYGMPDGSLRTGWLKFGNTYYYCDNDGAVIIGTPRIVNGVCYYFNDEGIRSKAPGGWQIYNGKTYYGMPDGTFRTGWLKFGNIYYYFDNNGVKVTGLNRIEGNLYYFNDEGIRQTGWIKVAGNKSYYGMPDGVLRIGWLKFGDIYYYCNSNAEIVVGDYVVSGVLYTFDSNGIMQKKSGWGSYNGLKYYFNPSTGFPYKSQWVTFGATHYYANCNGFMVQGWQNINGKYYYFYPATNIMARNTTIDGFVIGADGVRVPTILSKMTARAWGYSSLTGYLLMVDRDAHKVGVFKGKQGEWNNLYFWDCGNGASSTPTVAGVFKVGMKGYYFDSGSARCFWYTQFYGNYLFHSVLCYKDGRIMDGRVGMALSHGCVRLQIPNAKWIYDNIPKGTTVVVY; from the coding sequence TTGAGAAGAAGAGTAACTAGGCTGGTGGCAGGAATTCTGGTATTTGCTACAGTAGTAAATGTTTCTTTTGTTAGTTCTGCTTATGGGGAGGAAGAAGTGCAGTCAGACACTCAGAATACATATGAAGCAGATAGTACAGAAATAAACATATGGACTGGAAGTGTCTTAAATGGCGACAGAGCATATTGGAATTCTAATGGTGAAAAGGTTGTAGGACAGAATAAAATTGGAGATAAGATATATTATTTTAGTGAAGAAGGTTTCGTTCAAACTGGATGGATAGATATAGGAGGAGAAAACTATTACTTTTCATTGGAAAATGGAGAGAGGTATGAAGAGAGAACAGAAACAATTGACGGGGTGGAGTATTTCTTTGATTTAGATGGAAGAGCGGAAAAGGTTGAAAAGAGTTCAGGTCCGTCAAATGAAGAATTGGATGCAAATGATATAGAAAAGAACAATGGCATTGACTCTGAAAATAAAGATGTTAAAGAAGATGCGGAGGACTTGATACAGTCTAAAGATGCATCTGTTAATCAGGGGGCTGTTAATTCTGTTACAATATTGAAGGGCTGGCAGGATACACCAGAAGGGAAGAAATACTATGACGGTGAAGGCAACTTTGTAGTTGGTATACAAAATATAGACAACAAACTGTATAGTTTTGACGAGAAAGGTGTTCTACAGACAGGGTGGATAGAGTCGGACGGGAAAAAGACCTATTATGGGATGCCTGACGGGAGCCTGCGGACAGGCTGGCTGCATTTTGGAGAAATATACTATTATTGCGGAAGCAATGGGGAGATAATGAGAGGATATCAGAAAATAGGAAGCAGCCTGTATTATTTTAATGAGGAAGGGATCCGCCAGACAGGGTGGATAGAGTCGGACGGGAAAAAGACCTATTATGGGATGCCTGACGGGAGCCTGCGGACAGGCTGGCTGCATTTCGGAGAAATATACTATTATTGCGGAAGCAATGGGGAGATAATGAGAGGATATCAGAAGATAGGAAGCAGCCTGTATTATTTTAATGAGGAAGGAATCCGCCAGACAGGGTGGATAGAGTCGGATGGTAAAAGGACCTATTATGGAATGCCTGACGGGAGCCTGCGGACAGGCTGGCTGAGGTTTGGAAATATTTACTATTACTGCGGTAGTGACGGAGTTATCGTGACGGGCGTGCCTAAGACTGTAAATGGTGTATGCTACTATTTTAACGATGAAGGAATCAGAAGTAAAGCACCTGGCGGCTGGCAGATATATAATGGGAAAACGTATTATGGGATGCCGGACGGCACTTTTCGCATAGGCTGGTTAAAGTTTGGAAACATATACTATTATCTTGACAAAGATGGCGTTAAATTAACTGGTTTAAACAAAATAGGAGGCGATCTGTATTTTTTTAATGATGAGGGAGTTCGCCAGACAGGATGGATAGTTGCAGGTGGCACAACTTATTACGGGATGCCGGATGGGAGTCTGAGGACAGGTTGGCTGAAATTTGGTAATACATACTATTATTGTGATAATGATGGCGCCGTTATAATTGGTACGCCTAGGATAGTAAACGGCGTCTGCTACTATTTTAACGATGAAGGAATCAGAAGTAAAGCACCTGGCGGCTGGCAGATATATAACGGGAAAACGTATTACGGAATGCCGGATGGTACATTTCGCACAGGTTGGTTAAAATTTGGAAACATCTATTATTATTTTGACAATAATGGTGTGAAAGTAACAGGACTAAACAGAATAGAAGGTAACCTGTACTACTTTAATGATGAAGGAATTCGCCAGACGGGATGGATTAAAGTTGCGGGAAATAAGTCGTATTATGGGATGCCAGATGGAGTGTTGCGAATAGGCTGGCTTAAATTTGGAGATATATATTATTATTGCAATAGTAATGCAGAAATTGTAGTAGGGGACTATGTTGTCAGTGGAGTCTTATATACTTTTGATTCAAATGGTATAATGCAGAAAAAAAGTGGATGGGGGAGTTATAATGGGCTAAAGTATTATTTTAATCCGTCTACGGGATTCCCTTATAAAAGCCAATGGGTAACATTTGGAGCTACACATTATTATGCAAACTGCAATGGGTTTATGGTACAGGGGTGGCAAAATATTAATGGGAAATACTATTATTTTTATCCAGCCACCAATATTATGGCGAGAAATACTACAATAGATGGATTTGTTATCGGTGCTGACGGAGTTAGAGTCCCTACAATACTTTCTAAAATGACAGCAAGAGCCTGGGGATATTCCAGTTTGACAGGCTATTTACTGATGGTGGATAGAGATGCTCACAAAGTAGGAGTTTTTAAAGGAAAGCAGGGAGAATGGAATAATCTTTATTTTTGGGATTGCGGAAACGGTGCATCCTCTACGCCAACAGTTGCTGGTGTATTTAAAGTAGGGATGAAAGGATATTATTTTGACTCTGGTTCGGCGAGATGCTTCTGGTATACGCAATTTTATGGAAATTATCTGTTTCATTCAGTACTATGTTATAAAGACGGAAGGATAATGGATGGCCGGGTAGGTATGGCATTATCTCACGGTTGCGTTAGGCTTCAAATACCAAATGCTAAATGGATTTATGATAACATACCAAAAGGGACAACGGTTGTTGTTTATTAA